From the Anaerolineales bacterium genome, one window contains:
- the acpP gene encoding acyl carrier protein, translated as MADTFEQVKSTIIELLGVDEGKVTREARFREDLEADSLDIVELIMALEDKMSIEISDEDAQGITTVGHAVDYIEAQKK; from the coding sequence GTGGCAGACACGTTTGAACAAGTGAAGAGCACCATTATCGAATTGCTCGGTGTTGATGAAGGCAAGGTCACCCGCGAAGCTCGCTTCCGTGAGGATCTGGAAGCCGATTCGCTGGATATTGTCGAACTGATCATGGCTCTCGAAGACAAGATGAGCATTGAGATTTCCGACGAAGACGCCCAAGGCATTACCACCGTGGGTCACGCCGTGGACTATATTGAGGCCCAGAAGAAGTAA
- a CDS encoding dienelactone hydrolase family protein, whose translation MFPEMLTDLELDGWTLKVRPPLDGSEPRRVVWMIHGWTGDERSMWVFAARMPKDALLLAPRAPYPSQHAELDGYSWVTQRSREFSPLPAFQPALESFGGLVAAAAARYASADFTRAGFVGFSQGAAFSFGWALSQPQGVTRLAALAGFLPGGAESQLASLAGLPIFMAHGTQDETVPVSLARQAEQQLTAAGAQVQYCEAETGHKLAADCARQLAEFMAVV comes from the coding sequence GTGTTTCCCGAAATGTTGACAGATCTGGAATTGGACGGCTGGACGCTGAAAGTGCGCCCGCCGCTGGACGGCTCTGAGCCGCGCCGCGTGGTGTGGATGATCCACGGGTGGACCGGTGATGAGCGCTCCATGTGGGTCTTCGCAGCGCGCATGCCCAAGGACGCCTTGTTGTTGGCGCCGCGGGCGCCGTACCCCTCACAGCACGCTGAGTTGGATGGCTACAGCTGGGTCACGCAGCGCTCCCGCGAATTCAGCCCGCTGCCGGCCTTTCAACCCGCCCTGGAAAGCTTTGGCGGCCTGGTGGCTGCGGCTGCGGCTCGCTATGCCAGCGCGGACTTCACGCGCGCCGGCTTTGTCGGCTTTAGCCAGGGGGCGGCCTTTAGCTTCGGCTGGGCCCTAAGCCAGCCACAGGGCGTCACCCGCCTGGCGGCGTTGGCCGGCTTTTTGCCGGGCGGTGCAGAAAGCCAGTTGGCGAGCTTGGCTGGGCTGCCCATCTTCATGGCGCATGGCACCCAGGACGAGACGGTGCCCGTCAGCCTGGCGCGCCAGGCTGAGCAACAGCTAACCGCCGCCGGCGCCCAGGTGCAATATTGTGAGGCCGAGACGGGCCACAAGCTGGCGGCCGATTGCGCCCGCCAGTTGGCCGAATTCATGGCCGTTGTATAA
- the ligA gene encoding NAD-dependent DNA ligase LigA, with translation MSDEALRKHLEELSAALREHNYRYHVLDEPVISDAEYDHMLAELRAIEEEHPEWVTADSPTQRTGSQPSARFVKVTHPASILSLANAFGEVDLRAWFERIARLDERVARTRFVAEPKLDGLSIVLHYQNGLFVQGATRGNGEVGEDVTANLRTLRSLPLRIPAKPGGPQPPADLFVRGEVFFYKADFEALNKRQAEAGGQIYQTARNTAAGTLRQLDPGITAARPLALYVYNIVAADGRLPATQWETLDYLRQLGFPVAAESRLCAGLDEVLAAYAEWKEARDQLPYEVDGMVVKVDDLRLSDDLGVVGKDPRAAIAYKFPAIEVTTQLHGIGVNVGRTGVLTPYAMLEPVEIGGVIVRQATLHNFDFIAEKDIRVGDRVLVKRAGDVIPYVIGPVLAARSGAETPYVPPQVCPVCQQPVEHIEGEVAWYCINSACPEQLVRNIEHFVSRSTLDIVGLGIKIVEQLVQAGLVKDVADLYSLTREDLLQVEGFADKKADNLLASIQTSKTRSLAQLVYALGIRGVGDVVAQMLARKYRNLDELAAASMDDIDDIEGIGPSIAEAITDWFSKPANQRVLAKLKAAGFWPQSVPPKAPSGPQPFAGRTFVITGTLPSMSRKEAQQLIESLGGKVSGSVSAKTSYVVVGEDAGSKLDKARELGITTLDEDALKALAGAG, from the coding sequence ATGAGCGACGAAGCGCTGCGTAAGCATCTGGAGGAGTTGAGCGCCGCCCTGCGCGAACACAACTACCGTTACCATGTGCTGGACGAACCGGTGATCAGCGACGCCGAGTACGATCACATGCTGGCCGAACTGCGTGCCATCGAAGAAGAGCATCCCGAGTGGGTCACGGCTGATTCGCCGACCCAGCGGACTGGTTCACAGCCTTCGGCGCGTTTTGTCAAAGTCACCCATCCCGCCTCCATCTTGAGTTTGGCCAATGCCTTTGGCGAGGTGGACTTGCGCGCCTGGTTTGAGCGCATTGCGCGCCTGGACGAGCGCGTGGCGCGCACCCGCTTTGTGGCGGAGCCCAAATTGGATGGCCTGTCCATCGTGCTGCACTATCAGAATGGCTTGTTCGTGCAAGGCGCCACGCGCGGCAACGGGGAAGTGGGCGAGGACGTGACCGCCAACTTGCGCACACTGCGCTCGCTGCCGCTGCGCATTCCGGCCAAACCCGGCGGCCCTCAGCCCCCGGCAGACCTGTTTGTGCGCGGTGAAGTCTTCTTCTATAAGGCCGATTTCGAAGCGCTCAATAAACGCCAGGCAGAGGCGGGTGGGCAGATCTACCAGACCGCCCGCAATACCGCGGCCGGCACCCTGCGGCAGCTGGACCCCGGCATCACCGCTGCGCGCCCGCTGGCGCTGTATGTGTACAACATCGTAGCTGCCGACGGGCGCCTGCCTGCCACCCAATGGGAGACGTTGGACTATTTGCGCCAGCTGGGCTTCCCCGTGGCGGCCGAGTCGCGCTTGTGCGCGGGGTTGGATGAAGTCCTGGCCGCCTACGCCGAGTGGAAAGAGGCCCGTGACCAACTGCCCTACGAAGTGGATGGCATGGTCGTCAAAGTGGACGACCTGAGACTGTCTGATGATCTAGGCGTGGTGGGCAAAGACCCGCGGGCGGCCATCGCCTACAAGTTCCCGGCCATCGAAGTCACCACCCAGCTGCACGGGATCGGCGTCAATGTCGGCCGTACCGGCGTGCTGACGCCGTACGCCATGCTGGAGCCGGTGGAGATTGGCGGCGTGATCGTGCGCCAAGCCACCTTGCACAACTTCGACTTCATCGCTGAGAAAGATATCCGCGTCGGTGATCGCGTGCTGGTCAAGCGCGCCGGCGATGTCATCCCGTATGTGATCGGCCCCGTGTTGGCCGCTCGCAGCGGTGCCGAAACGCCCTATGTACCGCCGCAGGTCTGTCCGGTCTGCCAGCAGCCGGTGGAGCATATTGAGGGCGAGGTGGCCTGGTATTGCATCAACAGTGCCTGCCCGGAGCAGTTGGTGCGCAACATCGAACATTTTGTCTCACGCAGCACGCTGGACATTGTCGGCTTGGGCATCAAGATCGTCGAGCAACTAGTGCAGGCCGGCCTGGTCAAAGACGTGGCCGACCTGTACAGCCTGACGCGGGAAGACCTGCTTCAGGTGGAAGGCTTTGCCGACAAGAAAGCCGACAACCTGCTGGCCTCCATTCAGACCTCCAAGACGCGCTCCCTGGCCCAGCTGGTCTATGCGCTGGGCATCCGCGGCGTGGGCGATGTGGTGGCCCAGATGCTGGCGCGCAAGTACCGCAATCTGGACGAGCTGGCTGCCGCCAGCATGGATGATATTGACGATATCGAGGGCATTGGTCCCAGCATCGCCGAGGCGATCACCGATTGGTTTTCTAAGCCAGCCAACCAGCGCGTGCTGGCCAAGCTCAAGGCGGCTGGCTTCTGGCCGCAGTCGGTGCCTCCTAAGGCGCCCAGCGGCCCACAGCCCTTTGCCGGCCGGACCTTCGTCATCACCGGCACGCTGCCCAGCATGAGCCGCAAAGAAGCCCAGCAGCTCATTGAAAGCCTGGGTGGCAAAGTCTCTGGCTCGGTGAGCGCCAAAACTTCGTATGTAGTGGTGGGGGAGGATGCCGGTTCCAAGCTGGACAAAGCCCGCGAATTGGGCATCACCACCCTGGACGAAGATGCGCTCAAGGCTTTGGCCGGAGCCGGCTAA
- a CDS encoding flavodoxin, which produces MAKIGLFFGSSTGNTENAAELIQKDLQQRGLEVDLFNVMADPVSKMQDYDCLVLGIPTWDIGELQEDWKNNWDDLDSLQLAGKKAALFGQGDQRGYPATFQDCLGLLGNKLRERGATLVGFTSTDGFEFDESLGVEDGKFMGLSLDDDNQRELTEGRVAAWVEQLVAEFNLAAQAG; this is translated from the coding sequence ATGGCAAAGATTGGTTTGTTTTTTGGTTCATCCACCGGCAATACGGAAAATGCCGCCGAGCTCATTCAGAAAGACTTGCAGCAACGCGGTCTGGAAGTGGACCTGTTCAATGTGATGGCCGACCCGGTCAGCAAGATGCAGGATTACGACTGCCTGGTTTTGGGCATCCCCACCTGGGATATCGGTGAATTGCAGGAAGACTGGAAGAACAACTGGGATGACCTGGACAGCCTGCAACTGGCTGGAAAGAAGGCGGCTCTGTTTGGGCAGGGCGACCAGCGCGGCTACCCGGCCACTTTCCAGGATTGTCTGGGTCTGCTGGGCAATAAGCTGCGCGAGCGCGGCGCCACGCTGGTGGGTTTCACCTCCACGGATGGCTTTGAATTTGATGAGTCGCTGGGTGTGGAAGATGGCAAGTTCATGGGCCTGTCTCTGGACGACGACAACCAGCGCGAACTGACCGAGGGCCGGGTGGCCGCTTGGGTGGAGCAACTGGTCGCCGAGTTTAATTTGGCGGCGCAGGCAGGTTAG
- a CDS encoding aminotransferase class I/II-fold pyridoxal phosphate-dependent enzyme has product MNFPRIEDNVTKRIDAILQRVSLAQDADLYHYNQPITELRGGARVLVHGREMGMFASYSYLGLIGHPKINEAAKAAIDKYGTGTHGVRSLAGTLELHEELEQTISSFKNAEAAITYTSGYATNLTVVSTMLGRHDYVFSDKLNHASIVDGCMMSGARFVRFKHNDLDDLQRRLEEAPANATKMVIADSVFSMDGDIIDLPRIVELSRKHHAWLMIDEAHSVGVLGATGRGIEEHYGMDDVIDIKMGTLSKTIPSVGGYIAGKKDVINFLRHASRAYIFSAALPPAQAAAANAAFQVILEEPERMQRLWANSKQFIEGIKSRGFDTLQTETAIVPVVCGTDELAYAMTREVQNKDVFVLPVVSPAVPEGLSRLRATVTAAHEPEEIEHAMDIIAEAGKKLGVI; this is encoded by the coding sequence ATGAATTTTCCACGAATTGAAGACAATGTCACCAAGCGAATTGACGCCATATTGCAACGCGTCAGCTTGGCGCAGGATGCGGATCTCTACCATTACAACCAGCCTATTACGGAGCTGCGCGGTGGGGCGCGCGTGTTGGTACATGGTCGCGAGATGGGCATGTTCGCCTCTTACAGTTATTTGGGCCTGATCGGCCACCCCAAGATCAACGAAGCCGCCAAGGCGGCCATTGACAAGTATGGCACGGGCACGCACGGCGTGCGTAGCCTGGCCGGCACGCTGGAACTGCATGAGGAGCTGGAGCAGACTATTTCCAGTTTCAAGAATGCCGAAGCGGCGATTACCTATACTTCAGGCTACGCCACCAATCTGACCGTGGTCTCGACCATGTTGGGACGCCACGACTACGTTTTTTCTGACAAGCTCAATCACGCCAGCATTGTGGACGGTTGCATGATGTCCGGCGCGCGCTTTGTACGCTTCAAGCACAATGACCTGGACGACCTGCAGCGCCGCTTGGAAGAAGCCCCAGCCAATGCCACCAAGATGGTCATCGCCGATTCCGTGTTCAGCATGGATGGCGACATCATTGATCTGCCGCGGATTGTCGAGCTCTCCCGCAAGCACCATGCCTGGCTGATGATCGATGAAGCGCACTCGGTTGGCGTTCTCGGCGCCACCGGCCGCGGCATTGAAGAGCACTACGGCATGGACGATGTGATCGATATCAAGATGGGCACGCTGAGCAAGACCATTCCTTCGGTCGGCGGTTACATCGCGGGGAAGAAGGATGTGATCAATTTCCTGCGGCATGCCAGCCGGGCCTACATTTTCTCGGCGGCGCTGCCACCGGCGCAGGCCGCGGCGGCTAATGCCGCCTTCCAGGTGATCCTGGAAGAGCCGGAGCGCATGCAGCGTTTGTGGGCCAATTCCAAGCAGTTCATTGAAGGCATCAAGAGCCGCGGCTTTGACACCCTGCAGACTGAGACGGCGATTGTGCCGGTGGTGTGCGGCACGGACGAGCTGGCCTACGCCATGACCCGTGAGGTGCAAAACAAGGACGTCTTCGTGCTGCCTGTGGTCTCACCGGCCGTGCCGGAAGGCCTCTCGCGTCTGCGCGCCACGGTCACGGCCGCCCACGAACCGGAAGAGATCGAGCACGCCATGGACATCATCGCTGAGGCGGGCAAGAAGTTAGGCGTGATCTAG
- a CDS encoding AlkZ family DNA glycosylase — protein MPANPIGALRLSSQRIHCPHPGSLLELLTHMGAMQAQDYAAVKYAVARRLAAQPSQAQIEALIASKQVLRMWSLRGTIHLLPAPDAAWITRLVSPRPLAAGNRLLQAEQLGPAKLDKSITVLQQALEGGHLLERNQLYARLEAAGLPTDAQRGYHLLAHAGLRGLLCMGPLSGRQPTFAWLADWVPNSIQLSEQEALAELARRYFRSHGPARVEDWIWWSGLSVKQGKGAHEMIRPELEHEVVDGMSYWMGGEPQRAKDFYLLPAFDEFIVGYQDRSMVVPPDLIGALMPYKNGLIQAVMVQDGQVLGTWKRTLNKDRLTFEVAPFATLNAQQARQLQEAAEGYAAYLGATLHKINGLR, from the coding sequence ATGCCAGCCAATCCGATTGGCGCCCTGCGCCTGAGCAGCCAGCGCATTCACTGCCCTCACCCGGGCAGCCTGCTGGAACTGCTAACCCACATGGGCGCCATGCAGGCGCAGGATTACGCCGCGGTAAAGTACGCCGTCGCGCGGCGCTTGGCTGCCCAGCCCAGTCAGGCCCAGATCGAAGCACTGATCGCCAGCAAGCAAGTGCTGCGCATGTGGAGCCTGCGCGGCACCATTCACCTGCTGCCCGCACCCGACGCCGCCTGGATCACGCGGCTGGTCTCGCCACGGCCACTGGCCGCCGGCAACCGCCTCCTGCAGGCGGAGCAGTTGGGGCCGGCTAAACTGGACAAGAGCATCACCGTGCTGCAGCAGGCGCTAGAAGGCGGCCACCTGCTGGAACGCAATCAACTCTATGCCCGGCTGGAGGCAGCCGGCCTGCCCACGGATGCCCAGCGCGGCTATCACTTGCTGGCCCACGCCGGCCTGCGCGGATTGCTGTGCATGGGGCCGTTGAGCGGCAGGCAGCCCACTTTCGCCTGGTTGGCGGACTGGGTCCCCAACTCCATCCAACTCAGCGAGCAAGAGGCCTTGGCCGAGCTGGCTCGGCGCTACTTCCGTAGCCACGGTCCGGCCCGGGTGGAAGATTGGATCTGGTGGAGCGGGCTGAGCGTGAAGCAAGGTAAAGGCGCCCACGAAATGATCCGTCCAGAACTGGAGCATGAAGTCGTCGATGGGATGAGCTATTGGATGGGCGGAGAACCGCAGAGGGCCAAGGACTTCTACCTGCTGCCCGCCTTTGATGAATTCATCGTGGGCTACCAGGACCGCTCCATGGTGGTTCCGCCCGACCTGATCGGCGCGCTGATGCCTTACAAGAACGGCCTGATCCAGGCCGTGATGGTGCAGGACGGCCAGGTACTGGGTACCTGGAAACGCACCCTGAACAAAGACCGGCTCACCTTTGAGGTCGCCCCCTTCGCCACGCTAAACGCCCAGCAAGCCCGCCAGCTGCAAGAAGCCGCTGAAGGCTATGCCGCCTATCTGGGCGCTACACTGCACAAGATAAACGGCCTGCGCTGA
- a CDS encoding class I SAM-dependent methyltransferase, whose product MAYHRPVNNPQAQLILKPGRERSLQRRHPWVFSGAVAESRGNPQPGATVQVCAASGEFLAWAAYSPQSQIQARVWSWQEDETIDRDFLRRRLQRALDARRGLKAHSDSWRLVHAESDRLPGLVVDRYGQVLVLQCLSWGAEAWRDEIVALLIEMTQPAAIYERSDVDVRRLEGLAERSGLLWGELPEETLSIEEHGLQFAVQLASGHKTGFYLDQRANRLLLRSLVEGRQVLDCFAYSGGFALNALKGGAAGVTLVEESETALELARQNLAANGFAPEAADWMRGDVFHVLRRFRDEGRQFDLIVLDPPKFAPTRAQAERAARGYKDINLLALKLLRPGGQLLTFSCSGGVDADLFQKIVAGAALDAGVEARILQRLGAGPDHPVALNFPEGEYLKGLLIEVE is encoded by the coding sequence ATGGCGTATCATCGGCCTGTGAACAACCCTCAAGCTCAATTGATCCTCAAACCCGGCCGGGAGCGCTCGTTGCAGCGCCGCCATCCCTGGGTTTTCTCTGGCGCGGTGGCAGAATCGCGCGGCAATCCGCAGCCTGGAGCGACCGTGCAGGTGTGCGCAGCTTCCGGTGAATTCCTAGCCTGGGCTGCCTACAGCCCGCAATCGCAGATCCAAGCCCGCGTGTGGTCCTGGCAGGAAGACGAAACCATCGACCGTGATTTTCTGCGCCGGCGCCTGCAGCGGGCGCTGGATGCCCGCCGCGGGCTGAAGGCGCACAGCGACAGCTGGCGTTTGGTGCACGCCGAGTCTGACAGGTTGCCCGGCTTGGTGGTGGACCGCTACGGCCAGGTGCTGGTGCTGCAGTGCCTCAGCTGGGGCGCAGAAGCCTGGCGAGATGAGATCGTGGCCTTGCTGATCGAGATGACCCAGCCCGCTGCGATCTACGAACGCTCCGATGTGGATGTGCGCCGGCTGGAAGGCCTGGCCGAGCGCAGCGGCCTGCTGTGGGGAGAGCTGCCGGAAGAGACGCTCAGCATCGAGGAGCATGGGCTGCAGTTCGCGGTGCAGCTGGCCAGTGGGCACAAGACCGGTTTCTATCTGGACCAACGCGCCAACCGGCTGCTGCTGCGTTCACTGGTTGAAGGCAGGCAAGTGTTGGACTGCTTCGCCTATAGCGGGGGTTTCGCGCTTAATGCTCTGAAGGGCGGGGCGGCGGGCGTGACGCTGGTGGAGGAATCCGAGACGGCGCTGGAATTGGCCCGCCAGAATCTGGCGGCCAATGGCTTTGCGCCGGAAGCGGCTGATTGGATGCGCGGCGACGTCTTTCACGTATTGCGGCGCTTCCGAGACGAAGGCCGCCAGTTCGACTTGATCGTGCTGGACCCGCCCAAGTTCGCGCCCACTCGGGCACAAGCTGAGCGGGCCGCCCGCGGCTACAAAGACATCAACCTGCTGGCGCTCAAGTTACTGCGTCCAGGCGGGCAGTTGCTGACCTTCTCGTGCTCAGGCGGCGTGGACGCCGACCTGTTTCAGAAGATCGTGGCCGGTGCGGCACTGGATGCCGGAGTCGAGGCGCGCATTCTGCAGCGGCTGGGCGCCGGGCCGGACCACCCGGTGGCGCTCAACTTCCCTGAAGGGGAGTATTTGAAGGGGCTGCTAATAGAAGTGGAGTAA
- a CDS encoding ABC-2 family transporter protein, with product MLRGFQLFGLFSRISILNEMQYRANFFIQVFQSALTLTTGLIVMNVVFSYTQTLGGWTHSELLAIYGVFFLMSGIVGALIFPNIWAFMEDVREGRLDFILTKPEDAQVLISVRQLALWRLVDVIIGVVVLAIALTQIGQQGSWLQALAFGTALLMGAVILYSIILIASTAAFWSVRVWEMMEMIGSIFQAGRWPVGIYPDWLRLGLTYLIPVAFAVTVPAEALTGRLTPQTLLFTFFFTIFLAFISRKIWFYGLKNYTGASA from the coding sequence ATGCTGCGTGGATTTCAACTCTTCGGCCTGTTCTCTCGCATCAGCATCCTCAACGAGATGCAGTACCGGGCCAACTTCTTTATCCAGGTCTTTCAATCGGCCCTAACCTTGACGACCGGCCTGATCGTGATGAACGTAGTCTTCAGCTATACCCAAACCCTGGGCGGCTGGACCCACTCGGAACTGCTCGCCATCTACGGGGTGTTCTTCTTGATGTCTGGCATTGTCGGGGCGCTGATCTTTCCCAACATCTGGGCCTTCATGGAGGACGTACGTGAGGGCCGCTTGGACTTCATCCTCACCAAACCGGAGGATGCCCAAGTACTGATCAGCGTGCGCCAGTTAGCCCTGTGGCGCCTGGTGGATGTGATCATCGGCGTGGTGGTGCTGGCCATCGCCCTGACCCAAATCGGCCAGCAAGGCAGCTGGCTGCAGGCGTTGGCCTTTGGGACGGCCCTGTTGATGGGCGCGGTGATCCTGTACAGCATCATCCTCATCGCCAGCACGGCTGCCTTCTGGTCGGTGCGTGTTTGGGAGATGATGGAGATGATCGGCAGCATCTTCCAGGCCGGGCGCTGGCCGGTGGGCATCTACCCAGACTGGCTGCGCCTGGGCCTGACCTACTTGATCCCGGTGGCCTTTGCCGTAACCGTACCGGCAGAAGCGCTCACCGGCCGTCTGACCCCACAGACGCTGCTGTTCACCTTCTTCTTCACTATCTTTCTTGCGTTCATCTCCCGCAAGATCTGGTTCTACGGCCTGAAGAACTACACAGGCGCCTCAGCCTAA
- a CDS encoding ABC-2 family transporter protein has product MSAATQPAQELPAATLSDRIKMYMVAGRQAIIEQLQYRLANMMFMVHILIEPVIYLVVWTTVSEAQGGSVGGYTTAQFAGYYIIWTLVRQFNLSMGPHSFHWRIKEGRLAAELLRPVHPLQVDIGYYLGYKIPQVIYWLPMGILLWLLFRPEVNPELWQILVFPVALMLAFFVRFLFMWVLGLVCFWTERVDAIFELYFVLELLFSGRLVPLSVMPAWAQTVANFMPFQWTFYFPIEVLLGRVDPQALGWGLLAQLAWITGGYLFIMLVWKQAIKHFTAVGS; this is encoded by the coding sequence ATGAGCGCAGCCACACAGCCCGCGCAGGAACTGCCTGCCGCCACCCTAAGCGACCGCATCAAGATGTACATGGTCGCCGGACGCCAGGCCATCATTGAACAGTTGCAATACCGGCTGGCCAATATGATGTTCATGGTGCACATCCTCATCGAGCCGGTCATCTACTTGGTGGTGTGGACCACCGTCTCAGAGGCGCAGGGCGGCTCCGTCGGCGGCTACACTACTGCCCAGTTCGCCGGTTACTACATCATCTGGACCCTGGTGCGCCAGTTCAACCTCTCCATGGGACCGCACAGCTTCCACTGGCGCATCAAAGAAGGCCGCCTGGCGGCCGAGTTGCTGCGGCCCGTCCACCCGCTGCAGGTGGACATCGGTTATTACCTGGGCTACAAGATCCCTCAGGTGATCTACTGGCTGCCGATGGGCATCCTGCTCTGGCTGCTCTTCCGGCCCGAGGTGAACCCTGAGCTGTGGCAGATCCTGGTTTTCCCGGTGGCGTTGATGCTAGCGTTCTTCGTGCGCTTCTTGTTCATGTGGGTGCTGGGCCTGGTGTGCTTCTGGACCGAACGTGTGGATGCCATCTTCGAGCTCTACTTTGTGCTGGAGCTGCTCTTCTCAGGACGCCTGGTACCGCTGAGCGTGATGCCCGCCTGGGCCCAGACCGTAGCCAACTTCATGCCCTTCCAGTGGACCTTCTACTTCCCCATCGAGGTCTTGCTGGGCCGTGTGGATCCCCAAGCCTTGGGCTGGGGCTTGCTGGCCCAGCTGGCCTGGATCACGGGCGGCTATCTGTTCATCATGCTGGTCTGGAAACAGGCCATCAAGCACTTTACTGCGGTTGGGAGCTAA
- a CDS encoding ATP-binding cassette domain-containing protein, with translation MSTYGIHVKNLTKVYRVPEREAGLKAAVVSLLRRKHKEVRAVDGITFDIEPGEIVGFLGPNGAGKTTTLKMLSGLLYPTSGELSVLGHLPEKRQRELLQRITLVMGQRSQLNWDIPAIDSYDLYRAIYGIPQEQFTKTRDEMIALMQLEGLVNKPVRNLSLGERMKAEMVGALLHQPQVLFLDEPTIGVDVTMQRRMRTFIQEYNHKHKATVLLTSHYMADVQALCKRVIVIHHGTILYDGDLAGLVGRFSAMKTLVVSTSDMNGKAPDMAQYGNVLKAEPNRTTLRVSKAEAPQVTARLLADLPVTDLTVEDPPIEEIIETVFATPDEIAQ, from the coding sequence TTGTCTACATATGGCATTCATGTCAAAAATCTGACCAAGGTCTACCGTGTGCCCGAGCGCGAAGCGGGTCTGAAGGCAGCTGTGGTCAGTTTGCTGCGGCGCAAGCACAAGGAAGTGCGCGCCGTAGACGGCATCACTTTCGACATTGAGCCCGGTGAAATCGTCGGCTTTCTTGGCCCCAACGGCGCCGGTAAAACCACCACGCTCAAGATGTTGTCCGGTTTGCTCTACCCCACCAGCGGCGAGCTCAGCGTGCTGGGCCACCTGCCGGAAAAGCGCCAGCGCGAGCTGCTGCAGCGCATCACGCTGGTGATGGGCCAGCGCAGCCAGCTCAACTGGGATATCCCCGCCATCGACTCTTACGATCTCTATCGCGCCATCTACGGCATCCCGCAGGAGCAGTTCACCAAAACCCGCGACGAGATGATCGCTTTGATGCAGTTGGAAGGGCTGGTCAACAAGCCGGTGCGCAACCTCTCGCTGGGCGAGCGCATGAAGGCTGAGATGGTCGGCGCGCTGCTGCACCAGCCGCAAGTGCTCTTCCTGGACGAACCCACCATCGGCGTGGACGTCACCATGCAGCGCCGCATGCGCACGTTCATCCAGGAATACAACCACAAGCACAAGGCGACCGTGCTGCTCACCAGCCATTACATGGCTGATGTGCAAGCCTTGTGCAAACGCGTCATCGTCATCCACCACGGCACCATCCTCTACGATGGTGACTTGGCCGGCCTGGTAGGTCGCTTCTCCGCCATGAAGACGCTGGTGGTCAGCACCAGCGACATGAACGGCAAAGCACCGGACATGGCCCAATACGGCAATGTGCTCAAAGCCGAGCCCAACCGCACCACCCTGCGGGTCAGCAAGGCCGAGGCCCCGCAGGTTACTGCCCGCTTGCTGGCTGACCTGCCAGTGACCGACCTGACCGTGGAAGACCCGCCGATCGAAGAGATCATCGAAACCGTCTTCGCCACGCCGGATGAGATCGCCCAATGA
- a CDS encoding DinB family protein: MNLETYIARFTHNAAAIASLVQDMPAEQARWQPSPSDWSILEVVNHLYDEEREDFRRRLDLLLHQPQADWPPIDPAGWVTSRQYSQRELPASLENFLQERENSLEWLRGLSQPDWESGRMAPWGSKMRAGDMLAAWLAHDFLHIRQLNELQYAYWTRTADPYQVGYAGDW; this comes from the coding sequence ATGAATCTGGAAACCTATATCGCTCGCTTTACCCACAATGCTGCAGCCATTGCCAGTTTGGTGCAGGATATGCCAGCGGAACAGGCGCGTTGGCAGCCCTCTCCGTCTGATTGGTCTATTCTGGAGGTGGTCAACCACCTCTACGATGAGGAACGCGAAGACTTCCGGCGGCGGCTGGATCTGTTGCTGCACCAGCCGCAGGCCGATTGGCCGCCGATCGACCCGGCCGGTTGGGTGACTTCACGTCAATACAGTCAACGTGAACTGCCGGCTTCTCTGGAGAATTTTTTGCAAGAACGGGAAAATTCGCTCGAGTGGCTGCGCGGCTTATCACAACCTGATTGGGAATCGGGTCGCATGGCACCCTGGGGCAGCAAAATGCGCGCCGGGGACATGTTGGCCGCCTGGCTGGCGCATGATTTCCTGCACATCCGTCAGTTGAATGAGCTGCAATATGCCTACTGGACGCGGACCGCTGATCCCTACCAGGTGGGCTATGCCGGTGATTGGTAG